In Paenibacillus algicola, a genomic segment contains:
- the murD gene encoding UDP-N-acetylmuramoyl-L-alanine--D-glutamate ligase yields MKHPEEYRGKEVIVLGLAKSGLQVAKVLHAAGAAVTVNDQKPREECPEAAELEAAGIKVICGGHPDNLVHPGVELLVKNPGIPYRAAPIVKAGELGIPVVTEVEVAQHLCRAPMIGITGSNGKTTTTTWVGKLLAAAGMKPIVAGNIGTPLCEAAQAAQEDHWMVVELSSFQLKGTEDFHPRVACLLNITETHLDYHGDLDDYIASKSKLFANQTPDDTAVLNWDDPVCRSLVPYIQSSILPFSMQEQLQTGVYVMPPYLPELEDKQERRIVYTDEQGITHDILPVHQIGLPGRFNVENALAAAAIAIAAGVPVSMLAGPLTDFKGVEHRLEFVKEHHGVAYYNNSKATNAKATSMALTSFEQPIVLIAGGLDRGSDYLELVPFFEGGVKAAVLLGETKEKLAHAAEQAGLKDIVLVNNGEDAAAVLASAVKQAAELAEPGDVVLLSPACASWDMFNSFETRGRIFKEAVHNL; encoded by the coding sequence ATGAAACATCCGGAAGAGTACCGCGGTAAGGAAGTCATCGTGTTAGGGCTTGCCAAAAGCGGGCTGCAGGTGGCCAAAGTGCTGCACGCCGCAGGTGCAGCCGTAACGGTGAATGATCAGAAGCCGCGGGAGGAATGCCCGGAAGCCGCAGAGCTGGAAGCCGCCGGCATCAAGGTTATCTGTGGCGGACACCCCGACAATCTGGTGCATCCCGGTGTGGAGCTGCTGGTCAAGAATCCCGGTATCCCCTATCGCGCCGCGCCGATCGTGAAGGCGGGCGAGCTGGGGATTCCGGTCGTGACTGAGGTAGAGGTGGCCCAGCATTTGTGCCGGGCACCGATGATCGGGATTACCGGCTCCAATGGCAAGACAACGACGACCACCTGGGTGGGCAAGCTTCTTGCCGCAGCCGGGATGAAGCCGATTGTAGCCGGTAATATCGGCACGCCGCTCTGTGAAGCGGCGCAAGCGGCGCAAGAAGATCACTGGATGGTGGTAGAGCTTAGCAGCTTCCAGCTCAAGGGGACAGAAGACTTTCATCCCCGTGTCGCTTGCCTGCTGAATATTACTGAAACCCATCTGGATTACCATGGGGATCTGGACGATTACATTGCCTCCAAATCCAAGCTGTTCGCCAATCAAACTCCGGACGATACCGCAGTCCTGAATTGGGATGATCCGGTATGCCGGAGTCTTGTGCCTTATATCCAAAGTTCAATTCTGCCGTTCTCGATGCAGGAGCAGCTTCAAACGGGTGTGTACGTCATGCCTCCGTATCTACCAGAGCTTGAGGACAAGCAGGAACGCCGTATTGTCTATACGGATGAGCAGGGCATCACTCATGACATTCTTCCCGTCCACCAAATCGGCCTGCCCGGCCGGTTTAATGTGGAGAATGCGCTGGCAGCGGCTGCAATTGCAATCGCTGCCGGTGTGCCTGTATCCATGCTTGCCGGCCCGCTGACAGACTTTAAAGGGGTAGAGCATCGACTGGAATTTGTAAAAGAGCATCATGGCGTAGCCTACTACAATAATTCCAAGGCCACCAATGCCAAGGCCACCTCCATGGCCTTGACCTCCTTTGAGCAGCCAATCGTGCTGATTGCCGGCGGTCTGGACCGGGGATCAGATTATCTGGAGCTTGTCCCGTTCTTTGAAGGGGGTGTCAAGGCAGCCGTGCTGCTTGGCGAGACCAAAGAGAAGCTGGCCCATGCCGCAGAGCAGGCCGGACTAAAGGACATTGTCCTGGTGAATAATGGAGAGGATGCCGCCGCAGTGCTGGCGTCAGCGGTGAAACAGGCAGCCGAGCTGGCAGAGCCGGGAGATGTTGTTCTTTTGTCGCCGGCTTGTGCGAGCTGGGACATGTTTAACTCCTTCGAGACACGCGGACGCATTTTTAAAGAGGCGGTGCATAATCTGTAA
- the spoVE gene encoding stage V sporulation protein E: MNKKLPAPDLWLLISILALLTIGMVMVYSAGSVLAFHDYGDSFYFVKRQLLFAVLGLGAMYVTAHTDFKVWKKYAKLGLLLCFVMLVIVLIPGVGVVRGGARSWLGISSFGIQPSEFMKLGMILFLSKWLSRDDYQISSFTKGLLPPLGLIGLAFGLIMLQPDLGTGAVMLAAALMIVFAAGAQMKHLGFLALGGAAGFVGLILAAPYRLKRITGFLDPWSDPLGTGYQIIQSLYAIGPGGLGGLGLGMSRQKYSYVPEPQTDFIFAILAEELGFIGGVIVLLLFMILIWRGMRTAMTVNNSFGSLLAAGIIGMVAIQVIINIGVVIGLMPVTGITLPLISYGGSSLTLMLTALGILLNISRYAR, translated from the coding sequence ATGAACAAAAAGCTCCCGGCGCCAGATTTATGGCTCCTGATCAGTATTCTAGCCCTGCTGACCATCGGAATGGTCATGGTGTATAGTGCAGGCTCTGTCCTGGCTTTTCATGATTACGGGGATTCCTTTTATTTCGTGAAACGGCAGCTATTGTTCGCTGTGCTGGGCCTGGGTGCCATGTATGTAACTGCCCATACCGATTTTAAGGTGTGGAAAAAGTACGCGAAGCTCGGCCTGCTCCTCTGCTTCGTGATGCTGGTCATCGTACTGATTCCAGGGGTCGGTGTTGTCCGCGGCGGCGCGCGCAGCTGGCTCGGGATCAGCTCCTTCGGCATTCAGCCCTCGGAGTTTATGAAGCTCGGCATGATTTTGTTTCTGTCCAAATGGCTCTCGCGGGACGATTATCAGATCAGCTCCTTTACCAAGGGGCTGCTGCCGCCGCTCGGCTTGATCGGTCTGGCCTTTGGCCTTATTATGCTGCAGCCGGATCTGGGTACAGGCGCTGTGATGCTGGCCGCCGCGCTGATGATTGTATTTGCGGCAGGTGCCCAGATGAAGCATTTGGGCTTTCTCGCGCTTGGCGGCGCAGCGGGCTTCGTCGGCCTGATTCTGGCGGCGCCGTATCGCCTGAAGCGTATTACCGGCTTTCTCGATCCTTGGTCTGACCCCTTGGGAACGGGCTATCAGATTATTCAATCCCTGTATGCCATAGGCCCCGGCGGGCTCGGCGGGCTGGGACTGGGGATGAGCCGGCAGAAGTACAGCTATGTTCCTGAGCCCCAGACCGACTTTATTTTTGCTATTCTGGCCGAAGAGCTGGGATTTATCGGCGGGGTCATCGTCCTTCTGCTCTTTATGATTCTGATCTGGAGAGGCATGCGGACGGCGATGACCGTCAATAACAGCTTTGGTAGCCTGCTGGCTGCAGGGATCATCGGCATGGTTGCGATCCAGGTCATCATTAACATCGGCGTCGTCATCGGGCTGATGCCGGTTACCGGTATTACGCTGCCGCTGATCAGCTACGGAGGAAGCTCTCTGACGCTGATGCTGACTGCGCTCGGCATTTTATTAAATATTTCCCGTTATGCGAGGTGA
- the murG gene encoding undecaprenyldiphospho-muramoylpentapeptide beta-N-acetylglucosaminyltransferase has translation MRVVLTGGGTGGHIYPAVAIARQCEAESANNAFLYIGSEKGLEARLVPQEGLPFESIDITGFRRKLSMDNVKTIMRFFKGVTRSKKLLTEFKPDVVIGTGGYVCGPVVYAAAKLGIPTMIHEQNAIPGLTNQFLSRYADTVAVSFKGSEGAFRKGKRVVYTGNPRATSVQSANRERGFASLGIPMNSKVVLITGGSRGASVINQAMIGMASRLEQLEDVHFVYVTGDIYFEKTREAVLQMLGTMPNRLHIVPYINNMPEVLAAASLIVNRAGASFLAEITSLGIPSILIPSPNVTNNHQEANARELEEAGACRMILEKELTEERLWKDITDIVQDPALQASMSRESKRLGKPDSAAVILKEIHRLTTRM, from the coding sequence ATGCGTGTTGTATTAACCGGCGGCGGAACAGGGGGGCATATTTACCCCGCCGTGGCCATTGCCAGACAATGTGAGGCGGAAAGCGCAAACAACGCTTTTTTATATATCGGCAGTGAAAAAGGACTGGAAGCCAGACTCGTCCCGCAGGAGGGACTTCCCTTTGAAAGCATTGATATTACAGGCTTTCGGAGAAAGCTGTCTATGGATAATGTCAAAACGATTATGCGTTTTTTTAAAGGAGTAACCCGGAGCAAGAAGCTGCTGACTGAATTCAAGCCCGATGTCGTCATCGGTACCGGCGGGTATGTATGCGGACCGGTCGTTTATGCGGCAGCGAAGCTCGGTATACCGACGATGATTCATGAACAGAATGCCATTCCAGGACTGACCAACCAGTTCCTCAGCCGATATGCTGATACCGTGGCCGTCAGCTTCAAGGGCTCTGAAGGAGCGTTCCGAAAAGGAAAGCGCGTCGTGTATACCGGCAACCCCCGGGCAACCAGTGTGCAATCGGCGAATCGGGAACGCGGCTTCGCGTCTCTCGGGATTCCGATGAACAGCAAGGTCGTTCTGATTACCGGAGGCAGCCGGGGAGCCAGTGTAATCAACCAGGCGATGATTGGCATGGCCAGCAGGCTGGAGCAGCTTGAGGATGTTCATTTTGTGTACGTCACCGGAGACATTTATTTCGAAAAAACCCGCGAAGCCGTCCTGCAGATGCTGGGGACGATGCCAAACCGGCTGCATATTGTTCCTTATATCAACAACATGCCGGAGGTGCTGGCCGCAGCGTCGCTGATTGTTAACCGCGCCGGAGCTTCCTTTCTCGCGGAAATCACTTCACTGGGCATTCCGTCCATTCTCATTCCATCGCCCAATGTGACGAACAATCATCAGGAAGCCAATGCCAGGGAGCTGGAGGAGGCGGGGGCGTGCCGGATGATTCTGGAGAAGGAGCTTACTGAGGAACGGCTGTGGAAAGACATTACCGATATTGTTCAGGACCCGGCCCTTCAGGCCTCCATGTCCAGAGAGTCCAAACGTCTTGGAAAACCGGATTCAGCGGCGGTAATCCTGAAAGAAATACATCGATTAACGACGAGAATGTAA
- the murB gene encoding UDP-N-acetylmuramate dehydrogenase, protein MQQQLKSLLSTKHVGAVLWNEPLSKYTTWKIGGPADALIIPETKEQLSELLQALHEARIPWTQLGRGSNMLVSDKGIRGAVIKLGEGFDEVSFDGEIVTAGGGLSFVKLSVLAGKESLTGLEFAGGIPGSVGGAVYMNAGAHGSDVSRIFKSADIVLETGELVTYAAKDMEFSYRHSILHQRKGIVARAEFQLCRGDRKEISAAMASYKDRRRRTQPLQSATAGSVFRNPPGDHAARLIEAAGLKGHRIGGAEISRQHANFIENTGQATAEDVLALMKMVQDTISENNGVTLVPEVYVMGER, encoded by the coding sequence ATGCAGCAGCAATTAAAATCATTATTATCTACAAAACATGTCGGAGCGGTCCTCTGGAACGAGCCTTTGTCCAAGTACACGACCTGGAAGATCGGCGGACCTGCTGATGCTCTCATTATTCCGGAAACCAAGGAGCAGCTCTCCGAGCTGCTGCAGGCTCTGCACGAGGCCCGGATTCCATGGACTCAGCTGGGCCGAGGCTCTAACATGCTCGTGTCCGACAAGGGCATCCGCGGTGCGGTGATCAAGCTGGGGGAAGGGTTTGACGAGGTATCCTTTGATGGAGAGATCGTTACCGCCGGCGGAGGCCTGTCGTTCGTCAAGCTGAGTGTGCTGGCCGGGAAGGAAAGCTTGACCGGACTGGAATTCGCCGGAGGCATTCCGGGGTCGGTCGGAGGGGCCGTATACATGAATGCCGGCGCTCACGGATCTGATGTGTCACGTATATTCAAGTCCGCTGACATTGTGCTGGAAACTGGGGAATTGGTTACGTACGCTGCAAAGGATATGGAGTTCAGTTATCGCCACTCTATCCTGCATCAGCGTAAAGGTATCGTCGCCCGCGCGGAATTTCAACTGTGCCGGGGAGACAGAAAGGAGATTTCCGCAGCGATGGCCTCTTACAAGGACCGGCGCCGGCGTACACAGCCCCTGCAGTCTGCAACCGCCGGCAGCGTGTTCCGTAACCCGCCGGGGGATCATGCAGCCCGACTGATTGAGGCGGCCGGCTTAAAGGGACACCGGATCGGCGGTGCGGAAATATCCAGGCAGCATGCCAATTTCATCGAGAATACCGGCCAAGCGACAGCAGAGGACGTGCTCGCCCTTATGAAGATGGTTCAGGACACCATATCCGAGAACAACGGAGTCACCTTGGTTCCCGAAGTCTACGTCATGGGGGAGCGGTAA
- the murA gene encoding UDP-N-acetylglucosamine 1-carboxyvinyltransferase, which yields MDKLVIEGGSPLSGTIRIHGAKNAALPILAACLLAEGQFKLSNVPHLLDIEVMLNILGRLGSKCKHELESVTVDTASANSFHVPEDLMKQMRSSIFLMGPLLARFGEVTIYQPGGCAIGERKIDLHLRGLQALGAEIDESDQKIHCKASRLVGADIHLDFASVGATENIMMAAATASGTTVLSNAAREPEIQDLQNFLNSMGANIIGAGTDTITIHGVEKLQPCQYEIIPDRIVAGTVMIAAAATRGQVTLTHCNPSHLSSLIHVLKRAGVQTSICNDIMTVSCMARPKAVERIVTSPYPSFPTDLQSQVMVLLSLADGFSIMKETVFEGRFKHVEELCRMGADITTDLNCAFIRGVQRIYGATVEATDLRAGAALVIAGLAAQGTTIVEQVHHIDRGYDRIEKMFQGLGARMMRHSPVTKPLDLAN from the coding sequence TTGGACAAATTGGTGATTGAGGGCGGAAGTCCTCTATCAGGAACTATACGTATCCATGGAGCAAAAAATGCCGCTTTACCGATACTCGCAGCCTGCCTTCTTGCAGAAGGACAGTTTAAGCTGAGCAATGTCCCGCATCTGCTGGACATCGAGGTCATGCTCAACATTCTCGGCCGACTGGGGTCCAAGTGCAAGCATGAGCTGGAAAGTGTCACTGTGGATACAGCATCCGCCAATTCGTTTCATGTGCCGGAAGATTTAATGAAGCAGATGAGATCCTCCATCTTCTTGATGGGTCCTCTGCTGGCAAGGTTCGGAGAAGTAACGATCTACCAGCCCGGCGGCTGTGCCATCGGAGAACGCAAAATCGATCTTCATCTCCGGGGGCTGCAGGCGCTCGGAGCAGAGATTGACGAAAGCGACCAGAAGATTCATTGCAAGGCATCCCGGCTTGTCGGCGCAGACATTCATCTGGATTTCGCCAGTGTCGGCGCGACGGAGAACATCATGATGGCTGCCGCCACGGCGTCGGGAACGACCGTGCTGAGCAATGCGGCCCGCGAGCCGGAGATTCAGGATCTGCAAAATTTCCTGAACAGCATGGGTGCAAATATTATCGGCGCAGGAACCGATACGATCACGATTCACGGCGTCGAGAAGCTGCAGCCGTGTCAGTACGAAATCATTCCCGACCGCATCGTTGCAGGGACGGTGATGATCGCTGCGGCCGCCACCCGGGGCCAGGTTACCCTGACTCACTGCAATCCTTCCCACCTGAGCTCATTGATTCATGTGCTCAAGCGCGCAGGTGTTCAAACCAGCATCTGCAATGATATAATGACCGTAAGCTGTATGGCCCGGCCCAAAGCGGTGGAGCGGATCGTAACCTCTCCGTATCCCTCTTTTCCAACCGATCTGCAGTCTCAGGTCATGGTGCTCCTTTCCTTGGCTGATGGCTTTAGCATCATGAAGGAAACGGTGTTTGAAGGAAGGTTCAAGCATGTAGAGGAGCTGTGCCGCATGGGAGCGGACATCACGACCGACCTGAACTGTGCTTTCATTCGGGGGGTACAGCGAATCTACGGTGCGACTGTAGAAGCCACTGATCTTCGTGCAGGAGCTGCCCTCGTTATTGCAGGGCTGGCGGCTCAAGGCACTACCATTGTGGAGCAGGTGCATCATATTGACCGGGGATATGACAGGATCGAGAAGATGTTTCAAGGGCTGGGAGCCAGAATGATGCGGCACTCACCCGTGACCAAGCCGCTGGATTTAGCAAATTGA
- a CDS encoding cell division protein FtsQ/DivIB, whose amino-acid sequence MQNNHIPALKEARPKAPKAAKKIILVLMLLFAALLAVLFFRSPLSKVSDISIQGNTFQPDKLLLEQAGLKEGIQFFGVDSDQVQQALEADGTIQAAKVDKRFPGVIEITVAEHPTVAFEIAEDGALQAILATGTSVPVSASGIAVEKPILTHWDPEDPLKAQLSEVLAKIPNSLTADISEITPSPTPSFPDRIKLYTRSKFEVITAVSLLGNKVEYLNQVIEMQQPGYITMLEADSYEPFQPEGEQDEAAEPTTQE is encoded by the coding sequence ATGCAGAACAACCACATTCCTGCGCTGAAAGAGGCTAGGCCCAAAGCACCCAAGGCTGCGAAAAAAATCATTCTTGTCCTGATGCTTCTGTTTGCTGCGCTGTTGGCCGTGCTTTTTTTTCGGTCTCCGCTGAGCAAGGTTTCGGACATATCCATTCAAGGAAATACCTTTCAGCCGGACAAGCTGCTCTTGGAGCAGGCGGGGCTGAAAGAAGGAATCCAGTTCTTCGGAGTGGATTCAGACCAGGTTCAGCAGGCCCTGGAAGCGGACGGAACCATTCAGGCTGCGAAGGTGGACAAGCGGTTTCCGGGTGTCATCGAGATTACGGTCGCCGAGCACCCGACGGTCGCGTTTGAAATTGCAGAGGATGGGGCGCTCCAGGCTATTTTGGCGACCGGGACATCGGTTCCGGTATCGGCCAGCGGGATCGCAGTCGAAAAGCCGATCCTAACCCATTGGGATCCAGAGGATCCCTTGAAGGCTCAGCTCAGTGAGGTGCTGGCGAAGATCCCGAACAGCCTGACCGCTGATATTTCCGAAATCACCCCGTCCCCGACGCCTTCGTTCCCCGACCGGATCAAGCTGTATACCCGCTCTAAATTCGAAGTGATTACAGCCGTTTCATTGCTGGGAAACAAGGTGGAATATTTGAACCAGGTCATCGAAATGCAGCAGCCTGGCTACATCACCATGCTGGAGGCGGATTCGTACGAGCCGTTTCAGCCTGAAGGCGAGCAGGACGAGGCCGCAGAGCCCACTACTCAGGAGTAG
- the ftsA gene encoding cell division protein FtsA, whose protein sequence is MSNNDIIVSLDIGTSKVRAIIGEINNGTFNIIGVGSADSEGIRKGAIVDIDQTVHSIREAVDHAERMVGIQISEVYVGISGNHIGLQSSHGVVAVSNEDREIGEEDIDRVLKAAEVVALPPDREIIDVVAKQFVVDGLEGISDPRGMIGVRLEVEAIIITGAKTAIHNLLRCVEKSDLKVKDLVLVPLGSGQLALSKDEKTMGSVLVDVGAGSTSIAVFEGGSIAATSTLPIGGDFVTNDIAYGLRTLTDQAEKVKLKYGCAWLESAASDVTFKVTRIGSNVDKEFTQEDLAAIVEPRVQEIFQMIRQEVKRLGYNELPGGYILTGGTMSMPGVLQVAQNELAASVRISSPDYIGVRDPGYCSGVGILHSAIRSMRVRTTGGSTSAGNSNSKKPVNRAKQNPAAAAQEESSQKPGFIERIKNMFSEFI, encoded by the coding sequence TTGAGCAACAATGACATCATTGTTAGTTTGGACATCGGTACATCCAAAGTTCGTGCTATTATTGGGGAAATTAATAATGGAACCTTTAATATTATTGGAGTTGGATCTGCCGACTCGGAGGGAATTCGAAAAGGTGCAATTGTAGATATCGATCAGACCGTACACTCGATCCGCGAAGCTGTGGATCATGCGGAGCGTATGGTCGGCATTCAAATATCCGAAGTGTACGTCGGCATTTCCGGGAATCATATCGGGCTTCAATCGAGTCACGGCGTCGTGGCGGTATCGAACGAGGATCGCGAGATTGGAGAAGAGGATATCGACCGGGTGCTGAAGGCAGCCGAGGTGGTTGCTCTTCCTCCGGATCGTGAAATTATCGATGTGGTAGCAAAGCAGTTTGTAGTTGACGGCTTAGAAGGTATTTCAGATCCCCGCGGAATGATCGGCGTCCGGCTAGAGGTGGAAGCTATCATTATTACGGGTGCCAAGACGGCCATACATAATCTTTTGCGTTGTGTGGAGAAATCCGACCTGAAGGTCAAGGACCTCGTTCTGGTTCCCCTGGGATCAGGCCAGCTGGCGCTGTCGAAGGATGAGAAGACCATGGGCTCCGTGCTTGTTGATGTCGGCGCAGGCTCTACCAGTATTGCAGTGTTTGAAGGCGGCAGTATTGCAGCCACCTCCACGCTTCCCATTGGCGGCGATTTCGTAACGAATGACATTGCTTACGGTCTGCGTACCTTGACCGACCAAGCGGAGAAGGTCAAGCTGAAATACGGCTGTGCGTGGCTCGAGAGCGCCGCTTCAGACGTAACCTTTAAGGTAACCCGGATCGGCAGCAATGTGGACAAGGAGTTTACCCAGGAGGATTTGGCAGCCATTGTGGAGCCGCGGGTTCAGGAAATTTTCCAGATGATCCGTCAGGAAGTAAAGCGCCTGGGTTACAATGAGCTTCCCGGAGGTTATATACTTACGGGTGGTACTATGTCTATGCCTGGTGTGCTGCAGGTGGCACAGAACGAACTGGCTGCGTCCGTCCGTATATCCTCACCGGATTATATCGGCGTTCGCGATCCAGGATACTGCAGTGGTGTCGGCATCCTTCACAGCGCAATCCGCAGCATGCGGGTGCGCACTACAGGAGGCAGCACCTCCGCAGGAAACAGCAACAGCAAAAAACCGGTGAACCGCGCCAAGCAAAATCCTGCCGCAGCAGCTCAGGAAGAAAGCAGCCAGAAGCCGGGATTTATTGAACGAATAAAAAATATGTTCAGCGAATTTATTTAG
- the ftsZ gene encoding cell division protein FtsZ yields the protein MLEFDFEMESLAQIKVIGVGGGGSNAVNRMIENGVQGVEFITVNTDAQALHLAKSEHKLQIGDKLTRGLGAGANPDVGKKAAEESRDLIMNTLKGADMVFVTAGMGGGTGTGAAPVIAEIAKECGALTVGVVTRPFTFEGRKRSSHAEVGIESLKEKVDTLIVIPNDRLLEIVDKKTPMLEAFREADNVLRQAVQGISDLIAVPGLINLDFADVKTIMTERGSALMGIGMATGENRAAEAARKAIMSPLLETSIEGARGVIMNITGGSNLSLYEVNEAAEIVTSASDPEVNMIFGAIIDENMKEEIKVTVIATGFETKPATPPQMRRPAPQSEQQSQSSDKGNVNLRPFGNQVSNDQLDIPTFLRNRSRNND from the coding sequence ATGTTGGAATTTGATTTCGAAATGGAAAGCCTGGCCCAGATCAAGGTCATCGGGGTAGGCGGCGGCGGCAGCAATGCTGTGAACCGCATGATTGAGAACGGCGTACAGGGCGTCGAATTTATTACCGTAAATACAGACGCTCAAGCCCTTCACCTTGCAAAATCCGAACATAAACTGCAGATCGGGGACAAGCTTACACGCGGCTTGGGCGCCGGCGCGAATCCGGATGTCGGCAAGAAGGCGGCAGAAGAATCCCGCGATCTGATTATGAACACGCTCAAGGGCGCAGATATGGTGTTTGTTACAGCGGGCATGGGCGGCGGAACCGGTACCGGCGCAGCCCCGGTGATTGCTGAAATCGCCAAAGAGTGCGGAGCATTGACGGTGGGTGTAGTCACTCGCCCGTTTACCTTTGAAGGCCGCAAGCGTTCCTCCCATGCGGAGGTAGGCATCGAGTCTCTCAAGGAAAAGGTAGACACCCTGATTGTCATTCCGAACGACCGGCTATTGGAAATTGTCGATAAAAAGACGCCGATGCTGGAAGCATTCCGGGAAGCCGATAACGTGCTTCGCCAGGCGGTACAAGGCATTTCCGACCTGATCGCGGTTCCGGGATTGATCAACCTTGACTTTGCTGACGTCAAGACCATTATGACAGAGCGCGGCTCTGCATTGATGGGCATTGGAATGGCAACAGGCGAGAATCGGGCAGCAGAGGCAGCACGTAAAGCCATTATGAGCCCGCTCCTGGAAACCTCGATTGAAGGAGCCAGAGGCGTGATCATGAATATTACCGGGGGATCGAATCTATCCCTGTATGAGGTCAATGAAGCGGCCGAGATCGTAACCTCAGCCTCCGACCCGGAGGTCAATATGATCTTCGGTGCCATCATTGATGAGAATATGAAGGAAGAAATCAAGGTGACCGTTATTGCCACTGGCTTTGAAACGAAGCCTGCGACTCCGCCTCAAATGCGCCGTCCGGCTCCTCAAAGTGAGCAGCAGTCCCAGTCCTCAGACAAAGGGAATGTGAATCTCCGGCCTTTTGGCAATCAGGTAAGCAATGATCAGCTGGATATTCCAACCTTCCTTCGGAATCGATCCCGTAACAACGACTAA
- the spoIIGA gene encoding sigma-E processing peptidase SpoIIGA, which translates to MVYIDLIFLVNLIIDGLLLALTAWMRKIKPKRWRLLLSAFTGAMYVLMMFLPPFSFLFTFVIKFVLSLAMLWIAFGFVSLQSYLRNLGTFYMVNFAAAGGIVGFHYLLQSSGELFSGIWYTASGGLTFELKISFWFIAIGFFAAITLFRAVQTSRRQVEQRETLLGEVTVVMGDVTVSCTGLLDTGNQLSDPLTRMPVMVMEASLWEESIPSSWRARLSEPDKLILELGEAAGELQDRLRLVPYRGINRGAAFMLAMKPDRARIVMNGEVHESTRLLIGLDGGALSSDGAYRAIIHPELASSPVEEIRSEKPKSATSSAM; encoded by the coding sequence ATGGTGTATATTGACCTGATCTTTCTAGTGAACCTGATTATTGATGGATTGCTGCTAGCTTTGACTGCCTGGATGCGCAAAATCAAGCCCAAGCGCTGGCGACTGCTGCTGTCGGCATTCACGGGCGCCATGTATGTTCTGATGATGTTTCTGCCGCCGTTCAGCTTTTTGTTTACCTTTGTGATCAAGTTCGTGCTCTCTCTGGCCATGCTATGGATCGCTTTCGGCTTCGTCAGCCTGCAAAGCTACCTGCGCAATCTGGGCACGTTCTATATGGTCAACTTCGCTGCTGCGGGCGGAATCGTGGGCTTTCATTATTTGCTGCAGAGCTCGGGTGAATTGTTCAGCGGAATATGGTATACGGCCTCGGGAGGGCTTACCTTTGAGTTAAAAATCAGCTTTTGGTTTATTGCGATCGGTTTTTTTGCGGCGATTACCTTGTTTCGTGCGGTTCAGACAAGCAGGCGCCAGGTGGAGCAGCGGGAAACGCTGCTAGGAGAGGTTACCGTAGTCATGGGGGACGTTACGGTGTCCTGCACGGGGCTGCTGGATACAGGCAATCAGCTGAGTGATCCGCTTACCCGTATGCCCGTCATGGTCATGGAGGCTTCGCTGTGGGAAGAAAGCATACCGTCCTCCTGGAGAGCGAGACTGTCTGAACCGGACAAACTTATCCTGGAGCTGGGCGAGGCTGCAGGGGAGCTGCAGGACCGCCTCCGGCTGGTTCCTTATCGCGGAATTAACCGCGGAGCGGCCTTTATGCTGGCGATGAAGCCGGACCGCGCCCGGATTGTAATGAACGGCGAAGTGCATGAAAGCACGAGACTGCTGATCGGGCTTGATGGCGGAGCCTTATCCAGTGACGGCGCGTACCGGGCGATTATTCACCCGGAGCTGGCATCCAGCCCGGTGGAGGAAATCCGGAGCGAGAAGCCCAAGAGCGCGACTTCTAGCGCCATGTAA